A single region of the Epinephelus moara isolate mb chromosome 16, YSFRI_EMoa_1.0, whole genome shotgun sequence genome encodes:
- the casp9 gene encoding caspase-9 isoform X2, which yields MEESHKNILRRNRTNLVKDLDPSNLYDGLLEKGVFTHDMIDEIKSAGTRRDQARELVRDLETRGSRAFPLFLECLQETGQHSLAELLQNGAPAVKIQPATPTQVDRPVPPLPITPESQDIRPRPPVRTRRDSIQSYKMDASPCGHCLIINNVEFDPESELSSRKGSNIDCEKLERRFKALNFIVEVKTNLKQKQIKHQLSALSKKDHSQYDCCVVIMLSHGTEVSHSRFPGAVYGVDGQFVPVQHITNYLNGQHCPSLQGKPKLFFIQACGGGERDTGFEVSPDEVEPSIGGADDQTDAIPMSSSSDSLSMSDEVDARATLPTPSDILVSYSTFPGYVSWRDTQSGSWYVETLDRILEENAATDDLVTMLMMVNHEVSQNSAKGLYKQMPGSFNFLRKLLHFQT from the exons ATGGAGGAGAGCCACAAGAATATTCTTCGGCGCAACAGGACCAACCTCGTGAAAGACTTGGACCCATCAAACCTCTATGATGGCCTTCTGGAAAAAGGAGTGTTTACCCATGACATGATCGATGAGATAAAG AGCGCTGGGACCAGACGCGACCAGGCTAGAGAGTTGGTCCGGGACTTGGAGACCCGTGGGAGTCGGGCCTTTCCATTATTTCTGGAGTGCCTTCAGGAGACGGGTCAGCACAGTTTGGCAGAGCTTCTTCAGAATGGAGCTCCAGCAGTTAAAATACAGCCTGCAACACCAACTCAGGTCGACCGCCCTGTTCCGCCTCTCCCAATTA CACCTGAAAGTCAGGACATAAGACCAAGGCCACCAGTAAGAACTCGACGGGATAGCATCCAG AGCTATAAAATGGACGCCAGCCCATGTGGACATTGCCTCATCATAAACAATGTAGAGTTTGATCCCGAGAGCGAGCTGAGCAGTCGCAAAGGGTCCAACATAGACTGTGAGAAGCTGGAGAGAAGATTCAAGGCTCTCAACTTTATTGTGGAAGTTAAGACAAACCTGAAACAAAAA CAAATCAAACATCAACTGTCAGCTCTATCGAAGAAAGACCATTCACAGTATGACTGCTGTGTGGTTATCATGCTGTCCCACGGGACTGAG GTGAGTCACAGCCGCTTCCCCGGTGCCGTGTATGGTGTGGACGGACAGTTTGTTCCAGTTCAGCACATCACAAACTACCTAAATGGCCAGCATTGTCCATCTCTACAGGGCAAACCCAAACTTTTCTTCATCCAGGCCTGTGGAGGAG GTGAAAGAGACACAGGCTTCGAGGTGTCCCCTGATGAGGTTGAACCATCCATTGGTGGAGCGGATGATCAGACAGATGCCATTCCGATGTCATCCAGCAGCGACTCTCTGAGCATGTCTGACGAAGTGGACGCCAGAGCCACGCTGCCCACCCCGAGTGACATTCTGGTGTCCTACTCTACTTTTcccg GTTACGTTTCGTGGAGAGACACTCAGTCGGGCTCCTGGTACGTCGAGACACTCGATCGCATCCTTGAGGAAAATGCTGCCACTGATGACTTGGTTACAATGTTAATGATG gTTAACCATGAAGTCTCCCAAAACTCTGCAAAAGGGCTCTACAAGCAAATGCCTGGTTCCTTTAACTTCCTCCGCAAACTTCTCCACTTTCAAACCTAA
- the casp9 gene encoding caspase-9 isoform X1, translated as MEESHKNILRRNRTNLVKDLDPSNLYDGLLEKGVFTHDMIDEIKSAGTRRDQARELVRDLETRGSRAFPLFLECLQETGQHSLAELLQNGAPAVKIQPATPTQVDRPVPPLPITSPMSSVTVYPMPRPSPTSSPSPESQDIRPRPPVRTRRDSIQSYKMDASPCGHCLIINNVEFDPESELSSRKGSNIDCEKLERRFKALNFIVEVKTNLKQKQIKHQLSALSKKDHSQYDCCVVIMLSHGTEVSHSRFPGAVYGVDGQFVPVQHITNYLNGQHCPSLQGKPKLFFIQACGGGERDTGFEVSPDEVEPSIGGADDQTDAIPMSSSSDSLSMSDEVDARATLPTPSDILVSYSTFPGYVSWRDTQSGSWYVETLDRILEENAATDDLVTMLMMVNHEVSQNSAKGLYKQMPGSFNFLRKLLHFQT; from the exons ATGGAGGAGAGCCACAAGAATATTCTTCGGCGCAACAGGACCAACCTCGTGAAAGACTTGGACCCATCAAACCTCTATGATGGCCTTCTGGAAAAAGGAGTGTTTACCCATGACATGATCGATGAGATAAAG AGCGCTGGGACCAGACGCGACCAGGCTAGAGAGTTGGTCCGGGACTTGGAGACCCGTGGGAGTCGGGCCTTTCCATTATTTCTGGAGTGCCTTCAGGAGACGGGTCAGCACAGTTTGGCAGAGCTTCTTCAGAATGGAGCTCCAGCAGTTAAAATACAGCCTGCAACACCAACTCAGGTCGACCGCCCTGTTCCGCCTCTCCCAATTA CCTCTCCTATGTCCAGTGTTACTGTCTATCCAATGCCAAGACCCAGCCCTACTTCCAGTCCAT CACCTGAAAGTCAGGACATAAGACCAAGGCCACCAGTAAGAACTCGACGGGATAGCATCCAG AGCTATAAAATGGACGCCAGCCCATGTGGACATTGCCTCATCATAAACAATGTAGAGTTTGATCCCGAGAGCGAGCTGAGCAGTCGCAAAGGGTCCAACATAGACTGTGAGAAGCTGGAGAGAAGATTCAAGGCTCTCAACTTTATTGTGGAAGTTAAGACAAACCTGAAACAAAAA CAAATCAAACATCAACTGTCAGCTCTATCGAAGAAAGACCATTCACAGTATGACTGCTGTGTGGTTATCATGCTGTCCCACGGGACTGAG GTGAGTCACAGCCGCTTCCCCGGTGCCGTGTATGGTGTGGACGGACAGTTTGTTCCAGTTCAGCACATCACAAACTACCTAAATGGCCAGCATTGTCCATCTCTACAGGGCAAACCCAAACTTTTCTTCATCCAGGCCTGTGGAGGAG GTGAAAGAGACACAGGCTTCGAGGTGTCCCCTGATGAGGTTGAACCATCCATTGGTGGAGCGGATGATCAGACAGATGCCATTCCGATGTCATCCAGCAGCGACTCTCTGAGCATGTCTGACGAAGTGGACGCCAGAGCCACGCTGCCCACCCCGAGTGACATTCTGGTGTCCTACTCTACTTTTcccg GTTACGTTTCGTGGAGAGACACTCAGTCGGGCTCCTGGTACGTCGAGACACTCGATCGCATCCTTGAGGAAAATGCTGCCACTGATGACTTGGTTACAATGTTAATGATG gTTAACCATGAAGTCTCCCAAAACTCTGCAAAAGGGCTCTACAAGCAAATGCCTGGTTCCTTTAACTTCCTCCGCAAACTTCTCCACTTTCAAACCTAA
- the dnajc16 gene encoding dnaJ homolog subfamily C member 16 isoform X1, with translation MAGSKMSVPLAVLVVLSVLLTGATPAGPEMDPYKILGVTRGASQAEIKKVYKRLAKEWHPDKNKNPGAEDMFIKITKSYEILSNEDKRANFDRYGQTDDTQPHGGARYGHRQDSFYFDESFFNFPFNSKNHRDFADSKYTLHFNQYVNDVVPDSYKRPYLIKITSDWCFSCIHIEPVWKEVVQEMETLGVGIGVVDVGYERRLANHLGAHRTPSILGVINGKVTFFHYAVAKEHLRQFVEDLLPQRLVEWVTDKNDLQFLNSWHELNKPHVLLFDQVPVVPLLYKLTAFAYKDYLQFGYVDQGLSETANLQKQFNINTYAPTMLVFKENIDKPADIIQAKGMKKQIIDEFMSNNKFLLVPRLVNQKLFDELCPVKQFHRRRKYCVLLITGEEENFSFGNQAFLSFASTNTKEVVRFAYVYQRLQQPLCDILMQNKDSAQPPAQVVILERRNAAGKALFKPVTAWNGSEEDKQCLLEELQRLQKDPSILIHDAMLPELNNEFASMFVIRWIYASYDYLSEVIDDILHNNWREMMPLLSLIFSALFILFGTVVIQAFSDSSEDKQTKPKAKDGTKAENGSPGTGGTSSRPPKKNFVEVTELTDITYMSNLVKLRPGHMNIVLVLTDASKNILLSKFAKEVYSFTGSLTLHFSFLNIDKHGEWMNTLLEYAQDAMQIDADEDDAGNHKMDYTGYVLALNGHKKYLCLFKPVYTGEDLDSKSSEDEGSTSGGRSRSSSRDDHPPRRSNRSRSLSTLQIHHKLDRLGLWMERLMEGTLPRYYIPTWPGLDKITPSK, from the exons ATGGCAGGGTCAAAGATGTCTGTGCCACTGGCTGTGTTGGTGGTCCTCTCAGTGCTGCTGACAGGTGCAACACCTGCTGGCCCTGAGATGGACCCTTACAAAATCTTGGGAGTAACCAGGGGTGCAAGCCAGGCTGAGATCAAGAAGGTCTACAAGCGTCTGGCAAAAGAATG GCAtcctgacaaaaacaaaaacccaggtGCTGAGGACATGTTTATCAAGATAACCAAATCTTATGAG ATCCTGTCCAATGAAGACAAACGTGCCAATTTTGACCGTTACGGGCAGACTGATGACACCCAGCCACACGGTGGGGCTCGCTATGGTCACCGCCAGGACAGCTTTTACTTCGACGAGTCTTTCTTCAACTTTCCCTTTAACAGCAAGAACCACAGGGACTTTGCTGACAGCAAGTACACGTTGCACTTTAACCAGTATGTCAATGACGTGGTGCCTGACAGCTATAAGAGACCGTACCTGATAAAGATCACTTCTGACTGGTGCTTCAGCTGCATCCACATTGAGCCTGTGTGGAAGGAGGTGGTGCAGGAGATGGAGACTCTAG GTGTGGGGATAGGCGTGGTGGATGTTGGCTATGAGAGACGGCTGGCTAATCACCTTGGTGCTCATCGCACTCCATCAATACTTGGAGTCATAAATGGCAAAGTGACGTTTTTCCATTACGCTGTAGCAAAGGAGCACCTGAGACAGTTTGTGGAAGACCTTCTCCCTCAGAGACTTGTGGAGTGG GTCACAGACAAGAACGACCTGCAGTTCTTAAACAGCTGGCATGAGCTCAACAAACCCCACGTCCTTCTGTTCGACCAAGTGCCTGTAGTTCCTCTGCTTTACAAA CTGACAGCTTTTGCATATAAGGACTACTTGCAGTTTGGCTACGTGGACCAGGGTCTTTCAGAGACTGCTAATCTGCAGAAACAGTTCAACATTAACACGTACGCTCCAACGATGTTGGTCTTCAAAGAGAACATCGACAAGCCTGCTGACATTATACAG GCTAAAGGAATGAAAAAGCAAATTATCGATGAGTTCATGTCAAACAACAAGTTCCTCCTTGTGCCACGGCTGGTCAATCAGAAGCTCTTTGATGAGCTCTGTCCTGTCAAACAGTTCCATAGACGCAGAAA ATACTGCGTCCTGCTGATCACAGGTGAAgaagaaaacttttcttttgGGAACCAGGCATTTCTTTCATTTGCTTCTACCAATACCAAGGAAGTTGTGAGATTTGCATATGTATACCAGCGGCTACAGCAACCGCTTTGTGACATCCTCATGCAGAACAAGGACAGCGCACAGCCACCAGCACAG GTGGTGATCCTGGAGAGGCGTAATGCTGCAGGGAAGGCCTTGTTCAAGCCGGTGACCGCCTGGAACGGCAGTGAGGAAGACAAGCAGTGTCTTCTGGAGGAGTTGCAGCGTCTACAGAAGGACCCGTCCATCCTCATCCATGACGCCATGCTGCCTGAGCTCAACAACGAGTTTGCCTCT ATGTTTGTAATCCGATGGATCTATGCATCTTACGATTACCTCTCTGAAGTCATCGATGATATTCTGCATAACAACTG GCGTGAGATGATGCCTCTTCTGTCCCTCATCTTCTCTGCCTTGTTCATCTTGTTTGGAACTGTTGTCATCCAGGCTTTCAG TGACTCCAGCGAAGACAAGCAGACTAAACCAAAGGCAAAAGATGGaacaaaagcagaaaatggGTCACCAGGGACCGGCGGTACTTCAAG TAGGCCTCCCAAGAAGAATTTCGTGGAGGTGACAGAGCTGACAGATATCACTTACATGAGCAACCTGGTGAAGCTGAGGCCGGGACACATGAACATAGTGCTGGTGCTCACTGACGCCTCCAAAAACATCCTGCTCAGCAAGTTTGCCAAAGAGGTCTACTCCTTCACTGG GAGCCTGACGCTGCATTTCTCCTTCCTGAATATCGACAAGCACGGCGAGTGGATGAACACACTGCTGGAATACGCCCAGGACGCCATGCAGATCGATGCGGACGAGGACGACGCGGGAAACCACAAGATGGACTACACCGGCTACGTGCTGGCACTTAACGGCCACAAAAAGTACCTCTGCCTGTTTAAGCCCGTCTACACTGGGGAAGACCTTGACAGTAAGTCATCTGAGGACGAGGGGAGCACATCAGGGGGGAGGTCGAGGTCCAGTTCCCGCGACGACCACCCGCCGCGCAGATCTAACAGATCCCGAAGCTTATCCACCCTGCAGATCCACCACAAACTGGACCGCCTGGGGCTGTGGATGGAAAGGCTCATGGAGGGCACTCTGCCTCGCTACTACATCCCCACGTGGCCAGGACTAGACAAGATCACTCCCAGTAAATAG
- the dnajc16 gene encoding dnaJ homolog subfamily C member 16 isoform X2, with the protein MAGSKMSVPLAVLVVLSVLLTGATPAGPEMDPYKILGVTRGASQAEIKKVYKRLAKEWHPDKNKNPGAEDMFIKITKSYEILSNEDKRANFDRYGQTDDTQPHGGARYGHRQDSFYFDESFFNFPFNSKNHRDFADSKYTLHFNQYVNDVVPDSYKRPYLIKITSDWCFSCIHIEPVWKEVVQEMETLGVGIGVVDVGYERRLANHLGAHRTPSILGVINGKVTFFHYAVAKEHLRQFVEDLLPQRLVEWVTDKNDLQFLNSWHELNKPHVLLFDQVPVVPLLYKLTAFAYKDYLQFGYVDQGLSETANLQKQFNINTYAPTMLVFKENIDKPADIIQAKGMKKQIIDEFMSNNKFLLVPRLVNQKLFDELCPVKQFHRRRKYCVLLITGEEENFSFGNQAFLSFASTNTKEVVRFAYVYQRLQQPLCDILMQNKDSAQPPAQVVILERRNAAGKALFKPVTAWNGSEEDKQCLLEELQRLQKDPSILIHDAMLPELNNEFASMFVIRWIYASYDYLSEVIDDILHNNWREMMPLLSLIFSALFILFGTVVIQAFSDSSEDKQTKPKAKDGTKAENGSPGTGGTSRPPKKNFVEVTELTDITYMSNLVKLRPGHMNIVLVLTDASKNILLSKFAKEVYSFTGSLTLHFSFLNIDKHGEWMNTLLEYAQDAMQIDADEDDAGNHKMDYTGYVLALNGHKKYLCLFKPVYTGEDLDSKSSEDEGSTSGGRSRSSSRDDHPPRRSNRSRSLSTLQIHHKLDRLGLWMERLMEGTLPRYYIPTWPGLDKITPSK; encoded by the exons ATGGCAGGGTCAAAGATGTCTGTGCCACTGGCTGTGTTGGTGGTCCTCTCAGTGCTGCTGACAGGTGCAACACCTGCTGGCCCTGAGATGGACCCTTACAAAATCTTGGGAGTAACCAGGGGTGCAAGCCAGGCTGAGATCAAGAAGGTCTACAAGCGTCTGGCAAAAGAATG GCAtcctgacaaaaacaaaaacccaggtGCTGAGGACATGTTTATCAAGATAACCAAATCTTATGAG ATCCTGTCCAATGAAGACAAACGTGCCAATTTTGACCGTTACGGGCAGACTGATGACACCCAGCCACACGGTGGGGCTCGCTATGGTCACCGCCAGGACAGCTTTTACTTCGACGAGTCTTTCTTCAACTTTCCCTTTAACAGCAAGAACCACAGGGACTTTGCTGACAGCAAGTACACGTTGCACTTTAACCAGTATGTCAATGACGTGGTGCCTGACAGCTATAAGAGACCGTACCTGATAAAGATCACTTCTGACTGGTGCTTCAGCTGCATCCACATTGAGCCTGTGTGGAAGGAGGTGGTGCAGGAGATGGAGACTCTAG GTGTGGGGATAGGCGTGGTGGATGTTGGCTATGAGAGACGGCTGGCTAATCACCTTGGTGCTCATCGCACTCCATCAATACTTGGAGTCATAAATGGCAAAGTGACGTTTTTCCATTACGCTGTAGCAAAGGAGCACCTGAGACAGTTTGTGGAAGACCTTCTCCCTCAGAGACTTGTGGAGTGG GTCACAGACAAGAACGACCTGCAGTTCTTAAACAGCTGGCATGAGCTCAACAAACCCCACGTCCTTCTGTTCGACCAAGTGCCTGTAGTTCCTCTGCTTTACAAA CTGACAGCTTTTGCATATAAGGACTACTTGCAGTTTGGCTACGTGGACCAGGGTCTTTCAGAGACTGCTAATCTGCAGAAACAGTTCAACATTAACACGTACGCTCCAACGATGTTGGTCTTCAAAGAGAACATCGACAAGCCTGCTGACATTATACAG GCTAAAGGAATGAAAAAGCAAATTATCGATGAGTTCATGTCAAACAACAAGTTCCTCCTTGTGCCACGGCTGGTCAATCAGAAGCTCTTTGATGAGCTCTGTCCTGTCAAACAGTTCCATAGACGCAGAAA ATACTGCGTCCTGCTGATCACAGGTGAAgaagaaaacttttcttttgGGAACCAGGCATTTCTTTCATTTGCTTCTACCAATACCAAGGAAGTTGTGAGATTTGCATATGTATACCAGCGGCTACAGCAACCGCTTTGTGACATCCTCATGCAGAACAAGGACAGCGCACAGCCACCAGCACAG GTGGTGATCCTGGAGAGGCGTAATGCTGCAGGGAAGGCCTTGTTCAAGCCGGTGACCGCCTGGAACGGCAGTGAGGAAGACAAGCAGTGTCTTCTGGAGGAGTTGCAGCGTCTACAGAAGGACCCGTCCATCCTCATCCATGACGCCATGCTGCCTGAGCTCAACAACGAGTTTGCCTCT ATGTTTGTAATCCGATGGATCTATGCATCTTACGATTACCTCTCTGAAGTCATCGATGATATTCTGCATAACAACTG GCGTGAGATGATGCCTCTTCTGTCCCTCATCTTCTCTGCCTTGTTCATCTTGTTTGGAACTGTTGTCATCCAGGCTTTCAG TGACTCCAGCGAAGACAAGCAGACTAAACCAAAGGCAAAAGATGGaacaaaagcagaaaatggGTCACCAGGGACCGGCGGTACTTCAAG GCCTCCCAAGAAGAATTTCGTGGAGGTGACAGAGCTGACAGATATCACTTACATGAGCAACCTGGTGAAGCTGAGGCCGGGACACATGAACATAGTGCTGGTGCTCACTGACGCCTCCAAAAACATCCTGCTCAGCAAGTTTGCCAAAGAGGTCTACTCCTTCACTGG GAGCCTGACGCTGCATTTCTCCTTCCTGAATATCGACAAGCACGGCGAGTGGATGAACACACTGCTGGAATACGCCCAGGACGCCATGCAGATCGATGCGGACGAGGACGACGCGGGAAACCACAAGATGGACTACACCGGCTACGTGCTGGCACTTAACGGCCACAAAAAGTACCTCTGCCTGTTTAAGCCCGTCTACACTGGGGAAGACCTTGACAGTAAGTCATCTGAGGACGAGGGGAGCACATCAGGGGGGAGGTCGAGGTCCAGTTCCCGCGACGACCACCCGCCGCGCAGATCTAACAGATCCCGAAGCTTATCCACCCTGCAGATCCACCACAAACTGGACCGCCTGGGGCTGTGGATGGAAAGGCTCATGGAGGGCACTCTGCCTCGCTACTACATCCCCACGTGGCCAGGACTAGACAAGATCACTCCCAGTAAATAG